The Primulina eburnea isolate SZY01 chromosome 13, ASM2296580v1, whole genome shotgun sequence genome includes a region encoding these proteins:
- the LOC140810155 gene encoding cytochrome P450 83B1-like — translation MYFLLLVLSFSIIFLFNLFKPKSPKKTGGLPPGPKGLPLIGNLHEFDPVHPHVYFHELAKKYGPLMLMKFGFRHAIVISSAKVAKTALKNNDLALAGRPTLIAFQRFSYNGKDIAFSSYNETWREMRKLSVIHLFSVKQVVSFLPIRKAEVSRMIKDMIKKSDSSELINLSQAAFFLANSIICRAGFGKELDVEGKRRFDAVFKEAQELSVAFFFGDFFPFLGWIDKLTGMISRLDKNCRDLDDFFQELIDDHLDPNRPESMKGDILDLMIKLKQDQASAVPIEWDNIKGILMNVFIAGTDTSASLIVWAMTALIKKPQVMQKAREEVRNVVGDKGVVDEDDIQNLPYLKAIIKEALRLFPPTPLSVPRETIEKCTIDGYEIPAKTTVYVNLHSIGLDPEYWENPTEFNPDRFLNSTIDYKGQDFGLLPFGSGRRGCPGMNFGITTVELALANLLYSFDWELPHGMKEEDVDMEEAAGLASHKKNDLCLVGKCYI, via the exons atgtaTTTTCTACTCCTAGTGCTGTCTTTTTCGATCATCTTTCTGTTCAATCTCTTTAAACCGAAAAGTCCCAAGAAAACTGGCGGCCTCCCACCGGGTCCGAAAGGGCTTCCGTTGATCGGGAACCTGCATGAATTCGACCCGGTGCACCCCCACGTCTACTTCCACGAACTCGCGAAAAAGTATGGCCCCCTCATGCTGATGAAATTTGGTTTCCGACACGCGATCGTGATTTCTTCTGCGAAAGTAGCCAAAACAGCTTTAAAAAATAATGACCTAGCACTTGCAGGCAGGCCAACACTCATCGCCTTCCAAAGATTTTCTTACAATGGAAAGGATATTGCTTTCTCTAGTTACAACGAAACTTGGAGGGAAATGAGGAAGCTGAGCGTGATTCATCTGTTTAGTGTGAAACAGGTGGTCTCGTTTCTTCCTATTCGAAAAGCCGAAGTTTCACGCATGATCAAAGATATGATCAAGAAATCCGATTCGTCTGAGCTGATAAACTTGAGCCAGGCTGCGTTTTTTCTAGCTAATAGCATCATATGCCGGGCCGGATTCGGGAAAGAGCTTGATGTAGAGGGTAAAAGAAGGTTCGATGCAGTTTTTAAAGAAGCTCAAGAACTATCAGTAGCTTTCTTTTTTGGCGATTTTTTCCCTTTCCTAGGTTGGATCGACAAATTAACTGGGATGATTTCGAGACTCGACAAGAATTGTAGGGATTTGGATGATTTTTTTCAAGAACTTATAGACGATCATCTTGATCCGAATCGGCCTGAATCAATGAAAGGGGACATTCTTGATTTGATGATTAAGTTGAAACAAGACCAAGCCTCCGCAGTTCCTATTGAATGGGACAATATCAAGGGAATTCTCATG AACGTATTCATTGCTGGAACCGATACAAGTGCATCGTTGATAGTTTGGGCCATGACGGCTCTCATCAAGAAACCCCAAGTGATGCAGAAAGCACGAGAAGAAGTCCGAAATGTAGTCGGAGACAAAGGTGTCGTAGATGAAGATGATATCCAAAATCTCCCTTATCTGAAAGCAATCATCAAAGAGGCACTGAGATTGTTTCCTCCAACTCCACTCTCCGTCCCAAGAGAAACCATAGAAAAGTGCACCATAGATGGGTATGAAATCCCTGCAAAAACCACGGTGTATGTGAACCTTCATTCCATTGGTTTAGATCCCGAATATTGGGAAAACCCTACTGAGTTTAATCCCGATCGGTTCTTGAATAGTACTATCGACTACAAAGGGCAGGATTTTGGGTTGCTCCCGTTCGGATCGGGTAGAAGAGGTTGCCCTGGGATGAATTTCGGTATCACAACTGTGGAGCTTGCACTTGCCAACCTTCTCTACTCATTTGACTGGGAGTTGCCCCATGGAATGAAGGAAGAAGATGTTGACATGGAAGAGGCTGCAGGACTTGCAAGTCACAAGAAAAATGATCTCTGCCTTGTGGGCAAATGCTATATATGA